In Hyphomicrobiales bacterium, a single window of DNA contains:
- the pdhA gene encoding pyruvate dehydrogenase (acetyl-transferring) E1 component subunit alpha: protein MAVKSAYLARKGDKPPKGAKASDLKNSGFTAEEEINAYRDMLLIRRFEEKAGQLYGMGLIGGFCHLYIGQEAVVVGMQMAAIEGDQVITSYRDHGHMLACGMDAGGVMAELTGRKGGISRGKGGSMHMFSREKNFYGGHGIVGAQVPLGAGLAFANKYRGNPNVSMAYFGDGAANQGQVYETFNMASIWKLPVIFVIENNRYAMGTAATRSTAASEALGARGEAFGIPAEQVDGMDVRAVKEAADRATEHCRSGEGPYILEMMTYRYRGHSMSDPAKYRTKEEVQKMREEQDPIEQVKARLLKSKRASEEDLKKIDAEIRDIVTKASDFATNDPLPDESELWTDIYVNA, encoded by the coding sequence ATGGCTGTGAAATCCGCCTATTTGGCCCGCAAGGGCGACAAGCCGCCAAAGGGCGCAAAGGCATCAGATCTCAAGAATAGCGGCTTCACCGCGGAGGAGGAAATCAACGCCTACCGCGACATGCTGCTGATCCGCCGTTTCGAGGAAAAGGCCGGCCAGCTCTACGGCATGGGCCTCATCGGCGGCTTCTGCCACCTTTACATTGGCCAGGAAGCGGTCGTCGTCGGCATGCAGATGGCGGCAATCGAGGGTGACCAGGTCATCACCTCCTACCGCGATCACGGCCACATGCTGGCCTGTGGCATGGATGCAGGCGGCGTCATGGCCGAACTGACCGGTCGCAAGGGGGGCATCTCCCGGGGCAAGGGCGGCTCCATGCACATGTTCAGCCGCGAGAAGAATTTCTATGGCGGCCATGGAATCGTCGGCGCCCAGGTGCCGCTGGGAGCAGGGCTGGCCTTCGCCAACAAGTATCGCGGCAACCCGAATGTCTCCATGGCCTATTTCGGCGACGGTGCGGCCAACCAGGGCCAGGTCTACGAAACCTTCAACATGGCCTCGATCTGGAAGCTGCCGGTGATCTTCGTGATCGAGAACAACCGCTATGCCATGGGCACGGCGGCAACCCGTTCCACCGCTGCCTCGGAAGCCCTTGGCGCAAGGGGCGAAGCCTTCGGCATTCCGGCCGAGCAGGTGGACGGCATGGACGTCCGCGCCGTCAAGGAAGCCGCCGACCGCGCCACCGAACACTGCCGCTCCGGCGAAGGGCCTTACATCCTTGAGATGATGACCTATCGTTATCGCGGACACTCCATGTCCGACCCCGCGAAATACCGCACCAAGGAAGAGGTGCAGAAGATGCGCGAGGAGCAGGACCCCATTGAGCAGGTGAAGGCCCGTCTCCTGAAATCCAAGCGCGCCTCTGAGGAAGACCTGAAAAAGATCGACGCGGAAATCCGCGACATCGTCACCAAGGCCTCCGACTTCGCCACCAACGATCCGCTGCCGGATGAATCCGAGCTGTGGACCGACATCTACGTGAACGCGTGA
- a CDS encoding aspartyl/asparaginyl beta-hydroxylase domain-containing protein — MKNTGRWVTRNLAAFLGKQSLVGDLPVIETALFPHLQVFVDNFQTIRGEAETILKHRDAIPAFHDVSPDQHKISTGKNWRTFILYGFGERLEKNCTQAPVTAKLLSEVPHLQTAWFSILSPGYHIRPHRGVSKGILRAHLGLIIPKDAEKCRIRVGDVIKVWRPGEIFVFDDTYEHEVWNDTDEERVILLFDFDRPMRALGRAVNNSFIRLMKLTAFYQEPKKNMANFEARFEAAAKRYNDNLEKMSHED; from the coding sequence GTGAAGAATACCGGCCGATGGGTGACGCGCAATCTTGCGGCGTTCCTCGGAAAGCAATCGCTGGTGGGCGATCTGCCCGTGATCGAGACCGCCCTCTTCCCGCATCTTCAGGTGTTCGTCGACAACTTTCAGACAATCCGGGGCGAGGCTGAGACGATCCTCAAACACCGCGATGCCATTCCGGCCTTCCATGATGTCTCTCCCGACCAGCACAAGATTTCGACGGGCAAGAACTGGCGTACCTTCATCCTCTACGGTTTCGGTGAGCGGTTGGAGAAGAATTGCACGCAGGCACCAGTCACCGCGAAGCTGCTCTCTGAGGTGCCCCATCTCCAGACGGCGTGGTTCTCCATCCTTTCGCCCGGCTATCACATCCGCCCTCACCGTGGGGTGAGCAAGGGGATCCTGCGCGCCCATCTCGGCCTGATCATTCCAAAGGACGCGGAGAAGTGCCGCATCCGTGTGGGGGATGTCATCAAGGTGTGGCGGCCCGGCGAAATCTTCGTGTTTGATGATACCTATGAGCATGAGGTGTGGAACGACACGGACGAGGAGCGCGTGATCCTGCTCTTCGATTTCGACCGCCCGATGCGTGCCCTCGGCCGCGCCGTGAACAACAGCTTCATCCGCTTGATGAAGCTGACGGCCTTCTACCAGGAGCCCAAGAAGAACATGGCGAATTTCGAGGCGCGCTTCGAGGCGGCGGCGAAACGTTACAACGACAATCTGGAGAAGATGTCACACGAGGACTGA
- a CDS encoding Rrf2 family transcriptional regulator: protein MLSSSRFIVAIHALSVLARNSGKGPVCSNMIAQSVHTNPVVIRRLMSELEKASLVASTSGRSGGFSLARPAPQITLADVYRAVEDEAVFRMHKLDPEAACPVAAQLSKVLSPPLRAAESAMTMSLQLTTLDDVSQAIH, encoded by the coding sequence ATGCTGTCCTCCAGCCGTTTCATCGTCGCAATTCATGCCCTCTCGGTCCTCGCCCGCAACTCGGGAAAGGGTCCGGTGTGCTCCAACATGATTGCGCAGAGTGTCCACACCAACCCGGTGGTCATCCGCCGGTTGATGTCGGAACTCGAAAAGGCATCGCTCGTGGCCTCAACGTCGGGGCGCTCCGGAGGTTTCAGCCTCGCGCGCCCTGCCCCGCAGATCACGCTGGCGGATGTCTATCGCGCGGTGGAAGACGAAGCCGTGTTCCGCATGCACAAGCTGGATCCCGAGGCGGCCTGCCCGGTTGCAGCACAATTGAGCAAGGTGCTCTCGCCGCCATTGCGCGCGGCTGAATCGGCGATGACCATGTCACTCCAGCTCACGACGCTGGACGATGTCTCCCAGGCGATCCACTAA
- a CDS encoding septum formation initiator family protein, whose product MIRRIQRFDMLVTLGCLVLLSYFAWHGMKGPRGYDFLDALHAQSAGLIADLAAEEAEQHRLEARVALMRPERVDPDMLEELARTELELSRRNELIVRLHD is encoded by the coding sequence ATGATCAGGCGCATCCAGAGATTCGACATGCTGGTAACGCTGGGGTGCCTCGTGCTTCTCAGCTACTTCGCCTGGCATGGCATGAAGGGCCCGCGCGGCTATGACTTCCTCGACGCGCTGCACGCCCAATCCGCCGGACTGATCGCCGATCTTGCTGCGGAGGAAGCCGAGCAGCACCGCCTGGAGGCCAGGGTGGCGCTGATGCGTCCCGAACGCGTGGATCCCGACATGCTGGAGGAACTGGCCCGCACGGAACTTGAGTTGTCGCGCCGCAACGAACTGATCGTCCGCCTGCACGACTGA
- a CDS encoding helix-turn-helix transcriptional regulator, with the protein MSRRVGQGGNGGRAAKGAAEAEDKSADLGKTIQRLRKAYNLSLGELSEQSGVAKSIISQIERNETNPTLSTVVKLSRALDTTVDEVLRGETQSLFMEHQQKSAVPILESQDGLCRLAIAGPLNLLDYFQWYDFHAKPKGVLESSPHPTGTIEHLYVVTGELEVTTGGETRIARTGEALRYRADVPHKIVNIGDTPAHAVMMLALRQFGVAST; encoded by the coding sequence ATGTCAAGGCGGGTAGGACAGGGCGGTAACGGCGGCCGGGCGGCGAAAGGCGCGGCCGAGGCCGAAGACAAGTCCGCTGACCTGGGCAAGACCATCCAGCGCCTGCGCAAGGCCTACAACCTCTCGCTCGGCGAACTCTCCGAACAGTCCGGCGTCGCCAAGTCGATCATCTCGCAGATCGAGCGCAACGAAACCAACCCGACGCTCTCGACTGTCGTGAAGCTGTCCCGCGCCCTCGACACGACAGTGGATGAAGTGCTGCGCGGCGAGACCCAGTCGCTGTTTATGGAGCACCAGCAGAAATCCGCGGTGCCGATTCTGGAGAGCCAGGACGGCCTGTGCCGCCTCGCCATTGCCGGGCCGCTCAACCTCCTCGACTATTTCCAGTGGTACGACTTCCACGCCAAGCCGAAGGGCGTGCTCGAGTCGTCACCGCACCCCACGGGCACCATTGAACATCTCTACGTCGTGACCGGCGAACTTGAGGTGACGACAGGTGGCGAGACCCGTATTGCCCGCACCGGCGAGGCGCTGCGCTACCGCGCCGACGTTCCCCACAAGATCGTCAACATCGGCGACACGCCAGCCCACGCCGTCATGATGCTGGCGCTGCGCCAGTTCGGTGTGGCCAGCACATGA
- a CDS encoding HAMP domain-containing histidine kinase produces the protein MTGLLRGGALRFRLVLLAAVAISVLLIIAGVAFSYLFENHVNRFVVRELTTHFEQLVTSLSYDATGKLQSTSALSDPRFSQPQGGMYWQVDEQGQPPLRSRSMWDESFAVPTPPSEPEEDHAHILRGPGGADVLGLEKLIFLPDAAGKEHKLVITVAMERARVQDTVSGFGRPLIAGLALLYGALMASVLLVIFLGLRPLHILKQAVEALRTGEARRIIGTHPEEVTPLVSEVNALVEAREKQLERARQRAGNLAHGLKTPLTVLTNTAAQLSGRGQKEEAGHIRLAVDQMRDLVDRELARSRMAAGVSSHRSPLLPAAERVVETLKRAPRGDAISWTVDIPSSTHLAIDNTDLLELLGNLLDNARKHATSAVKIMHDGKMLTVEDDGPGVAAEKLSTITRRGVKLDALAPGTGLGLSIVSDLAEVYGFTLDFEAAESGGLKARVGLPALN, from the coding sequence ATGACGGGCTTGCTGCGCGGCGGGGCATTGCGCTTTCGACTGGTGCTGCTGGCGGCGGTGGCGATCAGCGTGCTGCTCATCATCGCGGGCGTGGCTTTCTCATACCTGTTTGAAAACCATGTGAACCGTTTCGTGGTGCGGGAACTCACCACGCATTTCGAACAACTCGTGACGTCCCTCTCCTACGACGCGACCGGCAAGCTGCAGAGTACGTCGGCGCTCAGCGATCCGCGCTTCTCCCAGCCGCAGGGCGGCATGTACTGGCAGGTCGATGAACAGGGCCAGCCGCCGCTCCGCTCACGCTCCATGTGGGACGAGAGCTTTGCCGTGCCGACACCGCCTTCTGAGCCGGAAGAAGATCACGCGCACATTCTCCGGGGTCCGGGCGGTGCGGATGTGCTGGGCCTCGAGAAACTGATCTTTCTGCCGGATGCCGCGGGCAAGGAGCACAAGCTTGTCATCACCGTGGCCATGGAGCGGGCGCGCGTGCAGGATACCGTGTCCGGTTTCGGCCGCCCGCTGATCGCCGGTCTTGCGTTGCTCTATGGCGCGCTGATGGCTTCGGTGCTTCTCGTGATTTTCCTGGGACTGCGGCCGCTGCACATCCTGAAGCAGGCGGTAGAGGCGCTGCGCACCGGAGAGGCACGGCGCATCATCGGCACACATCCCGAAGAGGTGACACCGCTTGTCAGCGAAGTGAATGCCCTGGTGGAGGCCCGCGAAAAGCAACTTGAACGGGCGCGGCAGCGGGCGGGAAACCTGGCCCATGGACTGAAGACGCCGCTCACGGTCTTGACAAACACGGCGGCGCAACTCTCCGGCCGCGGACAGAAGGAGGAAGCGGGCCACATCCGCCTCGCTGTCGATCAGATGCGCGATCTCGTGGACCGGGAACTGGCCCGCAGCCGCATGGCGGCCGGCGTCAGCAGCCACCGTTCGCCGCTGTTGCCGGCAGCGGAACGCGTGGTGGAAACGCTGAAACGGGCGCCGCGCGGAGATGCGATTTCGTGGACGGTCGACATTCCCTCCAGCACGCATCTCGCCATCGACAACACTGATTTGCTGGAACTGCTGGGCAATCTGCTCGACAACGCCCGCAAGCATGCCACAAGCGCGGTGAAAATCATGCACGACGGCAAGATGCTCACCGTTGAGGACGACGGCCCGGGCGTGGCAGCCGAGAAACTTTCCACCATCACCCGCCGCGGCGTGAAGCTGGACGCGCTGGCGCCGGGAACCGGCCTGGGCCTTTCCATCGTCAGCGACCTCGCAGAGGTCTACGGTTTCACGCTGGACTTCGAAGCTGCGGAGTCGGGCGGCCTGAAGGCGCGCGTGGGATTGCCCGCGTTGAACTGA
- a CDS encoding response regulator transcription factor: protein MRVLIAEDEATVAKAVAAAVTSAGFVADIAPDGEDAWFKGSTEDYAAIILDLGLPGLDGLSVLRRWRAEELKTPVIILSARGTWAERVDGIDTGADDYLPKPFEMEELLARLRAIIRRSGGLASSVLEVDRLRLDLKAGKTTLDGRNIELTPLEFRLLHHLALHPGEQVSKEELSEKLYAVNHERDPNAVEALVSRLRRKLGAGIIENKRGFGYSLALKAG, encoded by the coding sequence ATGCGTGTCCTGATTGCCGAAGATGAAGCCACCGTCGCCAAGGCTGTTGCCGCGGCGGTCACATCAGCCGGATTTGTAGCCGATATTGCGCCCGATGGCGAAGACGCCTGGTTCAAGGGATCGACGGAGGACTACGCCGCCATCATCCTCGATCTCGGCTTGCCCGGACTTGATGGCTTGTCGGTGTTGCGGCGCTGGCGGGCGGAAGAATTGAAGACCCCTGTCATCATCCTGTCGGCGCGCGGCACCTGGGCGGAACGCGTCGATGGCATCGATACCGGCGCCGATGACTACCTGCCCAAACCGTTCGAAATGGAAGAATTGCTGGCGCGGCTCCGGGCCATCATCCGGCGCAGTGGCGGGCTTGCTTCCTCGGTGCTCGAAGTGGACAGGCTGAGGCTGGACCTCAAGGCAGGCAAGACGACGCTTGATGGGCGCAACATCGAACTCACGCCACTGGAATTCCGGCTGCTGCATCACCTTGCCCTTCATCCGGGTGAGCAGGTGAGCAAGGAGGAATTGTCCGAGAAACTTTACGCCGTGAACCATGAGCGCGACCCGAATGCGGTCGAAGCTCTGGTCAGCCGGCTGCGGCGCAAACTGGGTGCCGGCATCATCGAAAACAAGCGCGGCTTTGGCTACAGCCTCGCCCTGAAGGCGGGATGA
- the cobA gene encoding uroporphyrinogen-III C-methyltransferase has translation MRYFPIFVDLQGRRVVVVGGGEEALRKVRLLLKTDAVIEVVAPQLHAELAESSRVHWVGTEFRPALLDGAALVCSADKALNAQVSAEAQARGIPVNAVDEADISTFIVPSIVDRDPVVVAIGTEGTAPVLGQSIRAKIDGLLPHSLGKVAARAQGLRERVANLVPAGNRRRAFWHDFFFGGPRAALEQDDDVAFDLAFHDAVYAQSKPAQGRVSLVGAGPGDPELLTLKAHRKLQEADVIVYDRLVSPGVLELSRRDAVRIPVGKTPFEASPKQAEINAILLREAGKGLHVVRLKGGDPYMFGRGGEEQAALEAVGITVDVVPGITAAMGCAAAAKLPLTQRGQNRAITFLTAASDSGLADHDWQALSKPGQVFAIYMGLNAAGDVSARLLAAGIRPSTPVTLVENGTLPTERVVETTIGQLWECVHTHGLSGPTIIYVGLAKAGAATIASADIVPFPVREDIRDAILRAAS, from the coding sequence ATGCGGTATTTCCCGATTTTCGTCGACCTGCAGGGCCGCCGGGTGGTGGTTGTTGGCGGTGGCGAGGAAGCGTTGCGCAAGGTGCGCCTGCTGCTCAAGACCGATGCCGTCATCGAAGTGGTCGCCCCGCAACTGCACGCGGAACTGGCCGAGAGCTCGCGCGTCCATTGGGTCGGCACGGAATTCCGCCCGGCCCTGCTGGATGGTGCGGCGCTCGTGTGCTCGGCTGACAAGGCATTGAATGCGCAGGTGAGTGCCGAGGCGCAGGCCCGGGGCATTCCCGTCAACGCCGTCGACGAAGCTGATATTTCCACATTCATCGTTCCTTCGATCGTGGACCGCGACCCGGTTGTTGTTGCCATCGGCACGGAAGGAACAGCGCCCGTGCTCGGACAGAGCATCCGCGCCAAGATCGATGGTCTCCTGCCCCACAGCCTCGGCAAGGTTGCCGCGCGGGCACAGGGATTGCGGGAGCGCGTGGCCAATCTCGTTCCTGCGGGAAACCGCCGGCGCGCCTTCTGGCACGATTTCTTCTTCGGGGGGCCGCGGGCGGCCCTTGAACAGGACGACGACGTTGCTTTCGACCTTGCCTTCCACGATGCGGTCTATGCGCAGTCAAAGCCTGCCCAAGGTCGGGTGTCGCTGGTGGGTGCTGGCCCCGGTGATCCGGAATTGCTGACGCTGAAGGCGCACCGGAAGCTGCAGGAGGCCGATGTCATCGTCTATGACCGGCTGGTCTCGCCCGGTGTGCTGGAATTGTCGCGCCGTGACGCGGTGCGCATTCCCGTGGGCAAGACGCCTTTCGAGGCTTCACCGAAGCAAGCCGAAATCAATGCCATTCTCCTGCGCGAGGCGGGCAAGGGACTTCATGTCGTGCGCCTCAAGGGTGGTGATCCCTACATGTTCGGCCGGGGCGGCGAAGAACAGGCAGCGCTGGAAGCCGTTGGCATTACCGTCGATGTGGTGCCGGGCATCACAGCTGCCATGGGCTGTGCGGCGGCGGCCAAGCTGCCGCTCACACAGCGCGGTCAGAACCGCGCCATCACCTTCCTCACTGCCGCGAGTGACTCCGGACTTGCCGATCACGATTGGCAGGCGCTGTCCAAACCCGGCCAGGTGTTCGCGATCTACATGGGTCTCAACGCCGCTGGCGATGTATCTGCCCGCCTGCTTGCCGCCGGTATCCGCCCCTCGACGCCGGTGACACTGGTGGAGAACGGCACGCTGCCCACGGAACGTGTCGTGGAAACGACCATCGGGCAACTGTGGGAGTGCGTGCACACCCACGGCCTGAGCGGCCCCACCATCATCTACGTCGGTCTGGCCAAGGCCGGCGCGGCGACCATCGCTTCTGCCGATATCGTCCCCTTCCCCGTTCGCGAAGACATCCGCGACGCCATCCTGAGAGCTGCATCATGA
- a CDS encoding amidohydrolase: MNAATHDAVAKHVARLKPHIENLFRAQWEDPELPGMEYRSAARLRRFLSDHGFDVGDAPGNIPTAFVARKRKGNGPVVAILAEYDALPGLAAEAKDTYAPLPLAAGHACGHNHIGPANTAAAIIAAAALAEGEGGGEIRVIGCPAEEILWGKIALLDAGAFDDVDVVLTSHGDYQTGALSRPCQSVVMGEFVFLGRAGHAGFKTAANALLAAEAFVAEVERTGRRDFAAGQFRHVLRRAGVTPGITPDEVRVWYQSRAPHINQARAAYGMMIATAERIAAEQGLRWREQFISETRGYLPNDVLGRVLADCMKDVGPPQWSTDDVAFMSELTASCAPGEPMRLDRTTRYFNTGEDYYGQDDGEVSWRVPLGRVNWAYPEQVPIHHWAWTALSGHPASFPGPLMAVQALAAGAVAILRNPSHVEMAKAELQRRTADTPPDRPRLGAQRTLRDAPETFWNATWTEVSP, encoded by the coding sequence ATGAACGCCGCCACCCATGACGCGGTGGCCAAGCACGTCGCGCGCCTGAAGCCGCACATCGAAAATCTGTTTCGCGCCCAGTGGGAAGATCCCGAACTGCCTGGCATGGAATACCGCTCCGCTGCACGCCTGCGCCGGTTCCTGTCGGATCATGGATTTGATGTGGGCGATGCACCGGGCAATATCCCCACGGCCTTCGTGGCCCGGAAGCGCAAAGGCAACGGCCCTGTCGTCGCCATTCTCGCCGAATATGACGCGCTGCCCGGCCTCGCTGCCGAAGCGAAAGACACCTACGCGCCGCTTCCCCTCGCAGCAGGCCACGCCTGCGGTCACAACCACATCGGACCCGCCAACACCGCCGCCGCCATCATCGCAGCTGCCGCGCTGGCGGAAGGAGAGGGTGGCGGCGAAATCCGCGTCATCGGCTGCCCCGCCGAGGAAATCCTGTGGGGCAAGATCGCGCTTCTCGATGCGGGCGCTTTCGACGATGTGGACGTGGTCCTCACCTCCCACGGCGATTACCAGACGGGCGCACTGTCACGTCCCTGCCAATCCGTTGTGATGGGGGAGTTCGTCTTCCTGGGCCGCGCCGGTCACGCAGGTTTCAAGACCGCCGCCAACGCCTTGCTCGCCGCTGAAGCATTTGTCGCCGAAGTGGAACGGACCGGCCGCCGCGATTTTGCCGCTGGGCAATTCCGCCACGTTCTCCGCCGCGCCGGCGTGACACCTGGCATCACGCCAGACGAAGTGCGGGTCTGGTATCAATCCCGTGCACCCCATATCAACCAGGCCCGCGCCGCTTACGGCATGATGATTGCAACGGCGGAACGGATCGCGGCAGAGCAGGGCCTCCGCTGGCGTGAGCAGTTCATCTCGGAAACGCGCGGCTACCTGCCCAACGATGTACTGGGACGTGTCCTCGCAGATTGCATGAAGGACGTCGGCCCGCCGCAATGGTCAACCGATGATGTGGCGTTCATGTCAGAACTCACCGCCTCCTGCGCTCCGGGCGAACCGATGCGACTCGACCGCACCACCCGCTATTTCAATACGGGCGAGGACTACTATGGACAGGATGACGGTGAAGTCTCGTGGCGCGTGCCGCTGGGCCGCGTGAACTGGGCCTATCCGGAACAGGTGCCCATTCACCACTGGGCCTGGACGGCACTCTCCGGCCATCCCGCGAGTTTTCCGGGACCGCTCATGGCCGTGCAGGCGTTGGCGGCAGGTGCAGTGGCTATCCTGCGTAATCCATCCCATGTGGAAATGGCAAAGGCCGAACTGCAGCGCCGCACCGCTGATACTCCGCCCGACCGTCCGCGCCTCGGCGCACAACGCACCCTGCGTGACGCCCCTGAAACATTCTGGAATGCCACATGGACGGAAGTGTCGCCCTGA
- the eno gene encoding phosphopyruvate hydratase, which translates to MTAILDITAREILDSRGNPTVEVDVTLEDGSFGRAAVPSGASTGAHEAVELRDGDKFRFLGKGVSKAVTAVNGEIYEALADLDAEDQIGIDRAMIALDGTPNKARLGANAILGVSLATAKAAADAAALPLYRYVGGASARILPVPMMNIINGGVHADNPIDFQEFMIMPVGAPTFKEALRMGAEVFHTLKSALKKAGHNTNVGDEGGFAPNLPSAEAALDFVMQSIEKAGYKAGQDICLALDCAATEFFKDGKYVYVGEGVTRSIKEQAEYLAKLAKAYPIISIEDGLSEDDWDGWKQVTDLIGAKVQLVGDDLFVTNTKRLRDGISKKTANSILVKVNQIGSLTETLEAVEMAHKAGYTAVMSHRSGETEDSTIADLAVATNCGQIKTGSLARSDRLAKYNQLLRIEEELGPSAQYQGRAILKG; encoded by the coding sequence ATGACCGCCATTCTGGACATCACAGCCCGCGAAATCCTCGACAGCCGCGGCAACCCTACGGTGGAAGTGGATGTGACTCTGGAAGACGGGTCTTTCGGTCGCGCCGCTGTTCCGTCTGGCGCTTCCACGGGCGCACACGAGGCGGTGGAACTCCGCGACGGCGACAAGTTCCGTTTCCTCGGCAAGGGCGTTTCCAAGGCCGTCACTGCCGTGAACGGTGAAATCTATGAAGCCCTCGCCGACCTTGATGCGGAAGACCAGATCGGCATCGACCGCGCCATGATCGCCCTCGACGGAACACCGAACAAGGCCCGCCTCGGCGCCAACGCCATCCTCGGCGTCTCGCTGGCCACGGCCAAGGCCGCCGCCGATGCCGCGGCCCTGCCGCTCTACCGCTACGTCGGCGGTGCCTCGGCCCGCATCCTTCCTGTTCCGATGATGAACATCATCAACGGCGGTGTTCATGCCGACAATCCCATCGACTTCCAGGAATTCATGATCATGCCGGTGGGTGCCCCCACCTTCAAGGAAGCGCTCCGCATGGGCGCGGAAGTCTTCCACACGCTCAAGAGCGCGCTGAAGAAGGCCGGACACAACACCAACGTCGGCGACGAAGGCGGCTTCGCGCCCAACCTGCCGTCTGCGGAAGCGGCCCTCGACTTCGTCATGCAGTCCATCGAGAAGGCGGGTTACAAGGCCGGACAGGACATCTGCCTTGCGCTCGATTGCGCCGCCACCGAGTTCTTCAAGGACGGCAAGTATGTCTACGTGGGGGAAGGCGTCACGCGCTCCATCAAGGAACAGGCGGAATATCTGGCGAAGCTCGCCAAGGCCTATCCCATCATCTCGATCGAGGACGGCCTCTCCGAGGACGACTGGGATGGCTGGAAGCAGGTGACGGACCTGATCGGCGCCAAGGTGCAACTGGTGGGCGACGATCTCTTTGTCACCAACACCAAGCGCCTGAGGGACGGCATCAGCAAGAAGACCGCCAACTCCATTCTCGTCAAGGTGAACCAGATCGGTTCCCTCACCGAGACGCTGGAAGCCGTCGAGATGGCACACAAGGCCGGCTACACCGCCGTCATGTCGCACCGCTCGGGTGAGACGGAAGATTCGACCATCGCCGATCTCGCCGTTGCCACCAACTGCGGACAGATCAAGACAGGTTCGCTCGCCCGCTCGGACCGGCTGGCGAAGTACAACCAGCTCCTGCGCATCGAAGAAGAACTCGGCCCCTCCGCCCAGTACCAGGGCAGGGCGATCCTCAAGGGCTGA